Proteins from a single region of Streptomyces sp. TN58:
- a CDS encoding phosphomannomutase/phosphoglucomutase, with product MAADLSNIVKAYDVRGVVPDEWDESLAELFGAAFVEVVGGSAIVVGHDMRPSSPGLSAAFARGAAARGVDVTLIGLCSTDQLYYASGSTGLPGAMFTASHNPARYNGIKMCRAGAAPVGQDTGLSQIRSLVEGWLDAGGAPQAPAGTVPGTVTEQDSLKGYADHLRSLVDLSSIRPLKVVVDAGNGMGGHTVPTVFEGLPLDVTEMYFELDGTFPNHEANPLDPKNIVDLQARVLAEGADLGIAFDGDADRCFIVDERGAGVSPSAITALVAARELARNGGSGTVIHNLITSWSVPEVVRENGGTPVRTRVGHSFIKEEMAKTGAIFGGEHSAHYYFKDFWNADTGMLAALHVLAALGGQDGPLSELVASYDRYEGSGEINSTVADQAGRLAAVKETFGGREGVSLDELDGLTVTGADWWFNVRASNTEPLLRLNVEARDADTLARVRDEALALIRA from the coding sequence GTGGCCGCAGATCTTTCGAACATCGTCAAGGCGTACGACGTGCGTGGCGTCGTGCCGGACGAGTGGGACGAGTCCCTGGCGGAGCTGTTCGGTGCTGCTTTCGTCGAGGTCGTGGGCGGATCGGCGATCGTGGTGGGCCACGACATGCGCCCTTCGTCGCCCGGCCTGTCGGCGGCGTTCGCACGGGGCGCCGCGGCGCGCGGCGTGGACGTGACGCTGATCGGCCTGTGCTCCACGGACCAGCTGTACTACGCGTCCGGGTCGACCGGCCTGCCGGGCGCGATGTTCACGGCCTCGCACAACCCCGCCCGGTACAACGGGATCAAGATGTGCCGGGCCGGTGCCGCCCCGGTGGGTCAGGACACGGGCCTGTCGCAGATCCGCTCCCTGGTCGAGGGCTGGCTGGACGCGGGCGGCGCCCCGCAGGCCCCGGCGGGCACCGTGCCCGGCACGGTGACGGAGCAGGACTCCCTGAAGGGGTACGCGGACCACCTGCGGTCCCTGGTGGACCTGTCGTCGATCCGCCCGCTGAAGGTCGTCGTCGACGCGGGCAACGGCATGGGCGGCCACACCGTACCGACCGTGTTCGAGGGCCTTCCGCTCGATGTGACCGAAATGTACTTCGAGCTGGACGGCACCTTCCCCAACCACGAGGCGAACCCGCTGGACCCGAAGAACATCGTCGACCTGCAGGCGCGGGTGCTGGCGGAGGGCGCGGACCTGGGCATCGCCTTCGACGGGGACGCGGACCGCTGCTTCATCGTCGACGAGCGCGGCGCGGGAGTGTCCCCGTCGGCGATCACCGCCCTGGTCGCGGCCCGCGAGCTGGCCCGCAACGGCGGCTCCGGCACGGTGATCCACAACCTGATCACCTCCTGGTCCGTCCCCGAGGTCGTCCGCGAGAACGGCGGCACGCCGGTCCGTACGCGCGTCGGCCACTCCTTCATCAAGGAGGAGATGGCGAAGACGGGCGCCATCTTCGGCGGCGAGCACTCGGCGCACTACTACTTCAAGGACTTCTGGAACGCGGACACGGGCATGCTGGCCGCCCTCCACGTCCTCGCCGCCCTCGGCGGCCAGGACGGCCCGCTGTCGGAGCTGGTGGCCTCCTACGACCGGTACGAGGGCTCCGGGGAGATCAACTCCACGGTCGCGGACCAGGCGGGCCGGCTCGCGGCGGTGAAGGAGACCTTCGGCGGCCGCGAGGGTGTGAGCCTGGACGAGCTGGACGGCCTCACCGTCACGGGCGCGGACTGGTGGTTCAACGTCCGCGCCTCCAACACCGAGCCGCTGCTGCGTCTGAACGTCGAGGCCCGTGACGCGGACACCCTCGCCCGCGTCCGCGACGAGGCCCTGGCCCTCATCCGCGCCTGA
- a CDS encoding DUF3499 domain-containing protein, with protein MSLVRRCSRTACGRPAVATLTYVYADSTAVLGPLATYAEPHCYDLCAEHSERLTAPRGWEVVRLSDGSGPSRPSGDDLEALANAVREAARPPGRAAGAGGAGRGGQTAGETRRGHLRVLRSPDS; from the coding sequence GTGAGCCTTGTACGTCGCTGTTCTCGCACCGCGTGCGGCCGCCCTGCCGTCGCGACACTGACGTACGTCTACGCCGATTCGACCGCAGTCCTCGGCCCGCTCGCCACATACGCCGAACCCCACTGCTACGACCTGTGCGCCGAGCACTCGGAGCGCCTGACCGCCCCGCGGGGCTGGGAGGTCGTCCGCCTGTCCGACGGGTCCGGTCCGTCGCGCCCAAGCGGCGACGACCTCGAAGCACTGGCCAACGCCGTCCGCGAAGCCGCGCGCCCTCCGGGCCGGGCGGCCGGGGCCGGCGGGGCCGGCAGGGGCGGCCAGACCGCCGGGGAGACCCGTCGCGGGCACCTGCGCGTCCTCAGATCGCCCGATTCCTGA
- a CDS encoding metallopeptidase family protein, whose protein sequence is MTDTPLPPCPAEPPAGGRAEPRTRRRDRHGRGMRGPLAPPQVPLAASRAELFGDLVRDSVERLERRWPQLSDVEFLVGDVPGPPGGPDGGWNDEAVPLGAVSEPRQGRPARIVVFRRPVEIRTKTRDEKAVLVHEIVVEQVAELLGLTPETVDPRYGQD, encoded by the coding sequence GTGACGGACACCCCTCTGCCCCCCTGCCCCGCCGAGCCCCCCGCGGGGGGTCGCGCCGAGCCCAGAACGCGCCGGCGGGACCGGCACGGGCGCGGGATGCGCGGTCCGCTGGCGCCTCCGCAGGTGCCGCTGGCGGCGAGCCGGGCGGAGCTGTTCGGGGACCTCGTACGGGACTCGGTGGAGCGGTTGGAGCGGCGCTGGCCGCAGCTGTCGGACGTGGAGTTCCTCGTCGGTGACGTGCCGGGGCCGCCGGGCGGTCCGGACGGCGGGTGGAACGACGAGGCGGTGCCGCTCGGTGCGGTGTCGGAGCCCCGCCAGGGGCGGCCGGCCCGGATCGTGGTGTTCCGCCGGCCGGTGGAGATCCGTACCAAGACGCGCGACGAGAAGGCGGTGCTCGTCCACGAGATCGTGGTGGAGCAGGTCGCGGAACTGCTCGGGCTGACCCCGGAGACGGTGGACCCCCGCTACGGCCAGGACTGA
- a CDS encoding DUF5719 family protein: MKQRAPLTLAAVTAALAALTGVAALTAPAPAGTASDGKAAASARMPVERSLLVCPGPSSSDVAETTYTSFTPGAPAGEGKGSARLLGATKDAKPVLEPKEAGKPVGATANGADAPALTGSADGVLAPGWTAQLTTKVPVGRARGVLGVGCTAPGTDFWFPAVSTAKGREDYLHLTNPDDAAAVVDISLFGPDGMAKLDAGTGENIRVDPRSTKTVLLSSLLPATQLADATAHVTTRAGRVGASVQVGEEGVGADWLPASTDPTGSLVLPGIPADAASVRLVAFVPGEEDADLKVRLAGPGGSISPAGSEQLHVKAGMTAVTDLKDLTRGEPGSLVLTPTDAKKAAPLVAAVRVVRGSGAKQELGFIPATPPVGTRATVADNRPEENTTLLSLTAPSAEAKVKVTASPGTGGGEPASQEVTVKAGTTQTLTLAPAGGKGSYALTVETLSGGPVHAARTLSLPNDGITMFTVQGLSDDHSTVSVPKATQDLTVLTR, from the coding sequence GTGAAGCAGCGCGCACCCCTGACGCTGGCGGCCGTGACCGCGGCGCTGGCCGCCCTCACCGGCGTCGCCGCCCTCACCGCGCCCGCCCCCGCGGGCACGGCCTCCGACGGCAAGGCCGCCGCCTCCGCCCGGATGCCGGTCGAGCGGTCCCTGCTGGTCTGCCCCGGGCCCAGTTCCTCGGACGTCGCGGAGACCACGTACACCTCCTTCACGCCCGGCGCCCCCGCCGGAGAGGGCAAGGGCTCGGCCCGGCTGCTCGGCGCCACCAAGGACGCCAAACCCGTCCTGGAACCCAAGGAAGCCGGCAAGCCCGTCGGCGCCACCGCCAACGGAGCCGACGCCCCCGCCCTCACCGGCAGCGCCGACGGGGTCCTCGCCCCCGGCTGGACGGCGCAGCTGACCACGAAGGTCCCGGTCGGCCGGGCCAGGGGTGTCCTCGGTGTCGGCTGCACGGCGCCCGGCACCGACTTCTGGTTCCCCGCGGTCAGCACCGCCAAGGGCCGCGAGGACTACCTCCACCTCACCAACCCCGACGACGCCGCGGCCGTCGTCGACATCAGCCTCTTCGGCCCCGACGGCATGGCCAAGCTCGACGCGGGCACCGGCGAGAACATCCGCGTCGACCCCAGGTCCACCAAGACCGTCCTGCTCTCCTCCCTCCTCCCCGCGACCCAGCTCGCCGACGCCACCGCCCACGTGACGACCCGCGCCGGCCGGGTCGGCGCCTCCGTGCAGGTCGGCGAGGAGGGCGTGGGCGCCGACTGGCTGCCCGCCTCCACCGACCCGACGGGCTCCCTGGTGCTGCCCGGCATCCCGGCGGACGCCGCCTCCGTACGGCTGGTCGCCTTCGTGCCCGGCGAGGAGGACGCGGACCTCAAGGTGCGCCTGGCCGGACCGGGCGGCTCCATCAGCCCGGCCGGCAGCGAGCAACTGCACGTCAAGGCCGGGATGACGGCGGTGACGGACCTCAAGGACCTCACCCGCGGCGAGCCCGGCTCGCTGGTGCTCACCCCCACCGACGCCAAGAAGGCCGCACCGCTGGTCGCCGCCGTACGCGTGGTCCGCGGCAGCGGTGCCAAGCAGGAACTCGGGTTCATCCCCGCCACCCCGCCGGTCGGCACCCGCGCCACCGTCGCCGACAACCGGCCCGAGGAGAACACCACCCTGCTGTCGCTCACCGCCCCGAGCGCCGAGGCGAAGGTCAAGGTGACGGCGTCACCGGGCACCGGCGGCGGCGAGCCGGCCTCCCAGGAGGTCACGGTCAAGGCGGGCACCACCCAGACGCTGACCCTGGCCCCCGCCGGCGGGAAGGGCTCCTACGCCCTCACCGTCGAGACCCTCTCGGGCGGCCCGGTCCACGCGGCCCGCACCCTGTCGCTCCCGAACGACGGCATCACCATGTTCACCGTCCAGGGCCTCTCCGACGACCACTCCACGGTGTCCGTCCCCAAGGCCACCCAAGACCTCACCGTCCTGACCAGGTGA
- a CDS encoding glycosyltransferase family 2 protein has translation MSLHSQSTASYQAPDAPQFPRHVVTAVLVAHDGARWLPRTLAGLLGQERPAQNHVAADTGSSDESARLLTEALGDERVLHLARRTGFGTAVDESARTAGTLSPEDLPYLKRPSGWDPVSRTWRDDAYDLPELPHGEPVQWLWLLHDDSAPEPDALTELLRVADENPDAAIIGPKLRGWYDKKQLLEAGVTITRSGRRWTGLDRREQDQGQHDQVRPVLSVSTAGMLVRRDVYDELGGFDRRLPLMRDDADLCWRAQSAGHTVLVAPDAVMRHAEASARERRTVDCAGRTTAGPHRVDKAGAVYTVLANSSGRALPYVLLRVVLGTVLRTLAYLIGKAPGQAVDEITGLLATLLRPGRLLAARRARRRPAVPASELRPLFPPPGASLRANADQLAGYFAGDRHTDSAPAGRHGGGSILNAPGEDGDYQETERFARLKRIARNPGPFLFGLLLLVSLAACRALIGGGSLMGGALLPAPGSGLDLWSIHTDAWHPVGTGSTAAAPPYLAALGALSTLLFGSTHAALTLLLVGSVPLAGLTAYFASRPLVESRLLRAWAATAYAFLPAVTGALAGGRIGTAVLAVVLPLTARSAVAAFGLGEPAAAEQRGGWRAVWTYTLLLTVATAFTPVVWPLALLLGTAALVLRRAQWKTYGLRLLATLTVPLLVLAPWSLGLLTHPGRFLQEAGLPYGAGSAGALDLLGISPGGPGTGARLLLAGIVLAALAALLRADRQFAVRTAWATALAALLLAVLANRTAWAGPATLVYGLALLAAATVGADGAKHRVAARNFGWRQPLAALVALAAAAGPLIAAATWMVAGADGPLQRRDPVQVPAFVADAGGDDNQTRTLLLDVDGPAAVSYSLVRGPGGRIGDAEITARTGDDPRLDKVVSNLVAGSGADQSSQLSAYAIRFVMFRPGGPEDIRRVLDATPGLSRRHQQDGTALWGVEPWLPRAVIVSAKQGEAPIPVAAGPVEAHGKIPAGETGRVLRIADRADADWKATLDGKPLKAKTLDGWAQGFELPAGGGRLDLVHEDSLLRTAWNWTQGLLALVLLVMALPGRRAQLDDDLPEEEAEPASRPGPGEAGEGRRARRLRSEAEADAAPGPVETAAAADPYAQIPAQPVYGEDSYAYQAYDDQGGYAYEPQQPQQHYPYEQQHTGYDQQQGGAAYDTPYPQHPQHPQQQHQPAPGQDGQQYPYPYEPYEQYPPHDVHARHDQRPDGSHQQ, from the coding sequence ATGTCCCTGCACAGCCAGTCGACGGCCTCCTACCAGGCCCCCGACGCACCACAGTTCCCCCGGCACGTCGTCACCGCGGTCCTCGTCGCCCACGACGGCGCCCGCTGGCTGCCCCGCACGCTCGCCGGCCTCCTCGGCCAGGAACGCCCCGCGCAGAACCACGTCGCCGCCGACACCGGCAGCTCCGACGAGTCCGCGCGACTCCTCACCGAAGCCCTCGGCGACGAACGCGTCCTCCACCTCGCCCGCCGCACCGGATTCGGCACCGCCGTCGACGAATCCGCCCGCACCGCAGGCACCCTGAGCCCCGAAGACCTCCCGTACCTCAAGCGCCCCAGCGGCTGGGACCCCGTCAGCCGCACCTGGCGCGACGACGCCTACGACCTCCCCGAGCTCCCCCACGGCGAACCCGTCCAGTGGCTCTGGCTCCTGCACGACGACAGCGCCCCCGAACCCGACGCCCTCACCGAACTGCTCCGCGTCGCCGACGAGAACCCCGACGCCGCGATCATCGGCCCCAAGCTCCGCGGCTGGTACGACAAGAAGCAGCTCCTCGAAGCCGGCGTCACCATCACCCGCAGCGGCCGCCGCTGGACCGGCCTCGACCGCCGCGAACAGGACCAGGGCCAGCACGACCAGGTCCGCCCCGTCCTCTCCGTCTCCACCGCCGGCATGCTCGTACGCCGCGACGTCTACGACGAGCTCGGCGGCTTCGACCGGCGCCTGCCCCTCATGCGCGACGACGCCGACCTGTGCTGGCGCGCCCAGAGCGCCGGCCACACCGTCCTCGTCGCACCCGACGCCGTCATGCGCCACGCCGAGGCCTCCGCCCGCGAACGCCGCACCGTCGACTGCGCCGGCCGCACCACCGCCGGCCCGCACCGCGTCGACAAGGCCGGCGCCGTCTACACCGTCCTCGCCAACAGCTCCGGCCGGGCCCTGCCCTACGTACTGCTGCGCGTCGTCCTCGGCACCGTCCTGCGCACCCTCGCCTACCTGATCGGCAAGGCCCCCGGCCAGGCCGTCGACGAGATCACCGGCCTCCTCGCCACCCTGCTGCGCCCCGGCCGCCTCCTCGCCGCCCGCAGGGCCCGCCGCCGCCCCGCCGTTCCCGCCTCCGAGCTGCGCCCGCTCTTCCCGCCGCCGGGAGCCTCCCTGCGGGCCAACGCCGACCAGCTCGCCGGATACTTCGCCGGCGACCGCCACACCGACTCCGCCCCCGCCGGCCGCCACGGCGGAGGCAGCATCCTCAACGCCCCCGGCGAGGACGGCGACTACCAGGAGACCGAGCGCTTCGCACGCCTCAAGCGGATCGCCCGCAACCCCGGCCCCTTCCTCTTCGGACTGCTCCTTCTGGTCTCCCTCGCCGCCTGCCGCGCCCTGATCGGCGGCGGCTCCCTCATGGGCGGCGCCCTGCTGCCCGCCCCCGGCAGCGGCCTCGACCTGTGGAGCATCCACACCGACGCCTGGCACCCCGTGGGCACCGGCTCCACCGCAGCCGCACCGCCCTACCTGGCCGCCCTCGGCGCCCTCTCCACCCTGCTGTTCGGCTCCACCCACGCCGCCTTGACCCTCCTGCTCGTCGGATCCGTGCCGCTGGCCGGCCTCACCGCCTACTTCGCCTCCCGGCCCCTCGTCGAATCCCGGCTGCTGCGCGCCTGGGCCGCCACCGCCTACGCCTTCCTCCCCGCCGTCACCGGCGCCCTGGCCGGCGGCCGCATCGGCACCGCCGTCCTCGCCGTCGTACTCCCCCTCACCGCCCGCTCCGCCGTCGCCGCCTTCGGCCTCGGCGAGCCCGCCGCCGCCGAACAGCGGGGCGGCTGGCGCGCCGTGTGGACGTACACCCTCCTGCTGACCGTGGCCACCGCCTTCACCCCGGTCGTCTGGCCGCTCGCCCTCCTCCTCGGCACCGCCGCGCTCGTCCTGCGCCGCGCGCAGTGGAAGACCTACGGCCTGCGGCTGCTCGCCACCCTCACCGTCCCCCTCCTCGTCCTCGCCCCCTGGTCGCTGGGCCTGCTCACCCACCCCGGCCGCTTCCTCCAGGAGGCCGGACTGCCCTACGGAGCCGGCTCCGCGGGCGCCCTGGACCTGCTCGGCATCAGCCCCGGCGGTCCCGGCACCGGCGCCCGCCTGCTGCTCGCCGGCATCGTCCTCGCCGCCCTGGCCGCCCTGCTCCGCGCCGACCGGCAGTTCGCCGTCCGCACCGCCTGGGCCACCGCCCTGGCCGCGCTCCTCCTCGCCGTCCTCGCCAACCGCACCGCCTGGGCCGGCCCCGCCACCCTCGTCTACGGCCTCGCCCTCCTCGCCGCCGCCACCGTCGGCGCGGACGGCGCCAAGCACCGGGTCGCCGCCCGCAACTTCGGCTGGCGCCAGCCGCTCGCCGCCCTCGTCGCCCTCGCCGCCGCCGCGGGCCCGCTCATCGCCGCGGCCACCTGGATGGTCGCCGGCGCCGACGGCCCCCTCCAGCGCCGCGACCCCGTACAGGTACCGGCGTTCGTCGCGGACGCCGGCGGCGACGACAACCAGACCCGCACCCTCCTCCTCGACGTCGACGGGCCCGCCGCCGTCTCCTACAGCCTCGTCCGCGGCCCCGGCGGCCGCATCGGCGACGCCGAGATCACCGCCCGGACCGGCGACGACCCCCGCCTCGACAAGGTCGTCTCCAACCTCGTCGCCGGCTCCGGAGCCGACCAGTCCAGCCAGCTCAGCGCCTACGCCATCCGCTTCGTGATGTTCCGCCCCGGCGGACCCGAGGACATCCGCCGCGTCCTCGACGCGACCCCCGGCCTCAGCCGGCGCCACCAGCAGGACGGCACCGCCCTGTGGGGCGTCGAGCCCTGGCTGCCGCGCGCCGTCATCGTCTCCGCCAAGCAGGGCGAGGCCCCGATCCCCGTCGCAGCGGGCCCCGTCGAGGCCCACGGCAAGATCCCCGCCGGTGAGACCGGCCGCGTGCTGCGCATCGCCGACCGCGCCGACGCCGACTGGAAGGCCACCCTCGACGGCAAGCCGCTCAAGGCCAAGACCCTCGACGGCTGGGCCCAGGGCTTCGAACTCCCCGCCGGCGGAGGCCGCCTCGACCTCGTCCACGAGGACTCCCTGCTGCGCACCGCCTGGAACTGGACCCAGGGCCTCCTCGCCCTGGTCCTGCTGGTCATGGCCCTGCCCGGCCGGCGCGCCCAGCTCGACGACGACCTGCCCGAGGAGGAGGCCGAGCCCGCCTCCCGCCCCGGCCCGGGCGAAGCCGGCGAGGGCCGCCGCGCCCGCCGGCTCCGCTCCGAGGCCGAGGCGGACGCCGCCCCCGGCCCGGTGGAGACCGCCGCCGCCGCCGACCCGTACGCGCAGATCCCGGCGCAGCCGGTGTACGGGGAGGACTCCTACGCGTACCAGGCCTACGACGACCAGGGCGGCTACGCGTACGAACCCCAGCAGCCCCAGCAGCACTACCCGTACGAGCAGCAGCACACCGGGTACGACCAGCAGCAGGGCGGCGCGGCCTACGACACCCCGTACCCGCAGCACCCGCAGCACCCCCAGCAGCAGCACCAGCCGGCCCCCGGCCAGGACGGGCAGCAGTACCCGTACCCGTACGAGCCCTACGAGCAGTACCCACCCCACGACGTCCACGCACGGCACGACCAGCGTCCTGACGGGAGCCACCAGCAGTGA
- a CDS encoding WhiB family transcriptional regulator: MTELFQELLVEEADEELGWQERALCAQTDPESFFPEKGGSTREAKKVCLACEVRSECLEYALANDERFGIWGGLSERERRRLKKAAV; the protein is encoded by the coding sequence ATGACCGAGCTGTTTCAGGAACTGCTGGTCGAGGAAGCGGACGAGGAGCTCGGATGGCAGGAGCGCGCCCTGTGCGCCCAGACCGACCCCGAATCCTTCTTTCCCGAGAAGGGCGGCTCCACCCGTGAGGCCAAGAAGGTCTGCCTCGCCTGCGAGGTCCGCTCCGAATGCCTTGAGTACGCCCTCGCCAACGACGAGCGATTCGGCATCTGGGGCGGCCTGTCCGAGCGTGAGCGCCGACGCCTGAAAAAGGCGGCCGTCTGA
- a CDS encoding cysteine dioxygenase, whose protein sequence is MNSTTAATAPAATASATVESDLQIAGDILSVQHLLQPAREHPATVAEFVGLARSIAEDRASWEHLVRYDATTRWYHRLRTGPGYEVWLLSWVPGQGSGLHDHGASSGVLTVLEGELTEHTSRGRLTHRAGGQRLFAPGYAHEVVNDTLDGAVSLHVYFPGLTEMPMHNCSPADTESLPA, encoded by the coding sequence ATGAACAGCACCACCGCCGCCACCGCTCCCGCCGCGACCGCCTCCGCGACCGTCGAGAGCGACCTCCAGATCGCCGGCGACATCCTCTCCGTCCAGCACCTCCTCCAGCCCGCCCGCGAACACCCGGCCACCGTCGCCGAGTTCGTCGGCCTGGCCCGCTCCATCGCCGAGGACCGCGCCTCCTGGGAGCACCTCGTCCGGTACGACGCCACCACGCGCTGGTACCACCGGCTGCGCACCGGCCCCGGCTACGAGGTCTGGCTGCTCAGCTGGGTCCCCGGACAGGGCAGCGGCCTGCACGACCACGGCGCCTCCTCGGGCGTCCTGACGGTCCTGGAGGGCGAGCTCACCGAGCACACCTCCCGCGGGCGGCTCACCCACCGCGCCGGGGGCCAGCGCCTCTTCGCCCCCGGCTACGCCCACGAGGTCGTCAACGACACCCTCGACGGCGCGGTCAGCCTGCACGTCTACTTCCCCGGACTGACCGAGATGCCGATGCACAACTGCTCCCCGGCCGACACCGAGTCCCTCCCCGCCTGA
- the cofD gene encoding 2-phospho-L-lactate transferase: MRIVVLAGGIGGARFLRGLKSAVPDADITVIGNTGDDIHLFGLKVCPDLDTVMYTLGGGINEDQGWGRTDESFTVKEELAAYGVGPTWFGLGDRDFATHIVRTQMLGAGYPLSAVTEALCDRWQPGVRLLPMSDDRVETHVAITETGTGERRVVHFQEYWVRLRASVDAEAVVPVGAEQAKPAPGVLEAIAAADVIVFPPSNPVVSVGTILAVPGIREAVAAADAPVVGLSPIVGGAPVRGMADKVLAAVGVEATAAAVALHYGTELLDGWLVDTADADAVAAVEAAGINCRAVPLMMTDLEATAEMARAALELAEASR; encoded by the coding sequence ATGCGCATTGTTGTTCTGGCCGGCGGTATAGGCGGCGCCCGGTTCCTTCGCGGACTCAAGTCGGCGGTGCCCGACGCGGACATCACGGTCATCGGCAACACCGGTGACGACATTCACCTCTTCGGGCTCAAGGTCTGCCCCGACCTGGACACGGTGATGTACACCCTCGGCGGTGGCATCAACGAGGACCAGGGCTGGGGCCGCACCGACGAGTCCTTCACCGTCAAGGAGGAGCTCGCCGCCTACGGGGTCGGACCCACGTGGTTCGGCCTCGGGGACCGCGACTTCGCCACCCACATCGTCCGCACGCAGATGCTCGGCGCCGGGTACCCGCTGAGCGCCGTCACCGAAGCCCTCTGCGACCGCTGGCAGCCCGGCGTGCGACTGCTGCCCATGTCCGACGACCGGGTCGAGACCCACGTCGCGATCACCGAGACCGGCACCGGCGAGCGCCGCGTCGTCCACTTCCAGGAGTACTGGGTCCGGCTGCGCGCCTCGGTCGACGCCGAGGCCGTCGTACCCGTGGGGGCCGAGCAGGCCAAGCCCGCGCCCGGCGTACTGGAGGCCATCGCCGCGGCCGACGTGATCGTCTTCCCGCCGTCCAACCCCGTGGTGTCGGTGGGCACCATCCTCGCCGTGCCCGGGATCCGCGAAGCCGTCGCCGCCGCGGACGCCCCCGTCGTGGGCCTCTCCCCCATCGTCGGCGGCGCGCCCGTACGCGGCATGGCCGACAAGGTGCTCGCCGCGGTCGGCGTCGAGGCCACCGCCGCCGCGGTCGCCCTGCACTACGGCACCGAGCTGCTCGACGGCTGGCTGGTCGACACCGCCGACGCGGACGCGGTCGCCGCGGTGGAGGCCGCCGGGATCAACTGCCGCGCGGTGCCGCTGATGATGACCGACCTGGAGGCCACCGCCGAGATGGCCCGGGCCGCGCTGGAGCTGGCGGAGGCCTCTCGGTGA
- a CDS encoding coenzyme F420-0:L-glutamate ligase yields MTGAPSYEVRAVEGIPEVRPGDDLAKLITTAAPDLRDGDVLLVTSKIVSKAEGRIVRADSREAAIDAETVRVVARRGPLRIVENRQGLVMAAAGVDASNTAPGTVLLLPEDPDASAAAIRAGVRDALRVDVGVVVTDTFGRPWRNGLTDVAVGSAGVRVLDDLRGAADTHGNPLSATVVATADELAAAGDLVKGKAAGLPVAVVRGLAHVMGEGGSARDLVRAPADDMFRLGTSEAVREAVTQRRTVRAFTAEPVDPGAVRRAVAAAVTAPAPHHTTPWRFVLLESESARVRLLDAMRDAWIADLRSDGKSEESIAKRVRRGDVLRAAPYLVVPCLVTDGAHHYGHARRDAAEREMFVVAMGAGVQNLLVALAGERLGSAWVSSTMFCRDVVREVLELPPDWDPMGTVAVGHPAAAPPQRPGRAAEDFVEVR; encoded by the coding sequence GTGACGGGCGCGCCCTCGTACGAGGTGCGGGCCGTCGAAGGGATTCCGGAGGTCAGGCCGGGCGACGACCTGGCGAAGCTGATCACGACGGCCGCGCCCGACCTGCGCGACGGCGACGTCCTCCTCGTCACCTCGAAGATCGTCTCCAAGGCCGAGGGGCGGATCGTACGGGCCGACTCGCGCGAGGCGGCCATCGACGCGGAGACCGTACGGGTCGTCGCGCGCCGGGGCCCGCTGCGGATCGTCGAGAACCGGCAGGGCCTGGTCATGGCCGCGGCCGGCGTGGACGCCTCCAACACCGCCCCCGGCACCGTACTGCTGCTGCCCGAGGACCCGGACGCCTCCGCCGCCGCGATCCGCGCCGGGGTGCGCGACGCGCTCCGCGTGGACGTGGGCGTTGTCGTGACCGACACCTTCGGGCGGCCGTGGCGCAACGGGCTGACCGACGTGGCCGTCGGCTCGGCCGGGGTGCGGGTCCTGGACGACCTGCGCGGCGCCGCCGACACCCACGGCAATCCGCTGAGCGCGACGGTCGTGGCGACGGCGGACGAGCTCGCGGCCGCCGGCGACCTGGTCAAGGGCAAGGCCGCCGGACTGCCCGTGGCCGTCGTACGGGGGCTGGCGCACGTCATGGGCGAGGGCGGCTCGGCGCGGGACCTGGTCCGCGCCCCCGCCGACGACATGTTCCGGCTCGGCACTTCGGAGGCGGTACGGGAGGCCGTGACGCAGCGCCGGACCGTACGGGCCTTCACGGCGGAGCCGGTGGACCCGGGCGCGGTACGGCGGGCGGTGGCGGCGGCCGTGACGGCGCCGGCCCCGCACCACACGACGCCGTGGCGGTTCGTCCTGCTGGAGTCCGAGTCCGCGCGGGTGCGGCTGCTGGACGCGATGCGGGACGCGTGGATCGCGGACCTGCGCTCGGACGGCAAGTCCGAGGAGTCCATCGCGAAGCGGGTACGGCGCGGGGACGTGCTGCGGGCCGCCCCGTACCTGGTGGTGCCGTGTCTGGTGACGGACGGTGCGCACCACTACGGGCACGCCCGGCGGGACGCCGCCGAGCGGGAGATGTTCGTGGTGGCGATGGGCGCGGGCGTGCAGAACCTGCTGGTGGCGCTGGCCGGGGAGCGGCTGGGGTCGGCGTGGGTGTCCTCGACGATGTTCTGCCGGGACGTGGTGCGGGAGGTGCTGGAGCTGCCGCCGGACTGGGACCCGATGGGGACGGTGGCGGTCGGCCACCCGGCGGCGGCCCCGCCGCAGCGGCCGGGTCGGGCGGCGGAGGACTTCGTCGAGGTCCGCTGA